Proteins found in one Mycoplasmopsis gallopavonis genomic segment:
- a CDS encoding ABC transporter ATP-binding protein, giving the protein MENIETREIEKEISISLQNKKEQHSNWKVFLNLYRYLLREKSCFYWGLFFSFLNSVFYIIGSGLIGLVVKVFFEPVIESQAKFDLTNFSITIILLALAFILYGIFRYLESYLYTKVAFRSGANLRNEIIEKLHKMPMSFYDKRKTGDLISRLIVDVNNVANSIFQMLTQVGTAFFSIVISIVMLFLVSTKLSLIVIPLSLVLFGLVALLTKKSQPYFIKIQRAFGDLNSFVEEMLTNTKVTNAFDRQKDIYKELQTITKNIRNSAYVGDVIAKSFDTWYSIISNLIVVAIAFISALFFTYKINVWGLSVFGSKNGIPTPSLILMYISLCWSYIGPFQSLLGSTFSLQVGIAASSRLFEILEIPNPDKSQETITLKQNQIKGLIEFENVYFKYAPNLKEYQLKNASFKALPGQTVAIVGPTGAGKTTIISILSKYYDYNLGSIKLDGYELKNIQTESIRDNMTVVLQDSFLFNETIMDNLKLARPSASDEEIIEAAKLTKAHHFIMSMQNGYNTMIENNGANISQGQKQLLALTRAILQNKSILILDEATSNIDSSTEKVVQKAMLRLMEGKTSFVIAHRLSTIKNADLIIVVDNGFIIQKGTHEELLAQKGFYYELYQAQFSENRN; this is encoded by the coding sequence ATGGAAAACATTGAAACAAGAGAAATTGAAAAAGAAATTTCAATTTCTCTCCAAAATAAAAAAGAACAGCATTCAAATTGAAAAGTGTTTCTCAATCTTTATCGTTATTTACTAAGAGAAAAATCTTGTTTTTACTGAGGATTATTTTTTAGTTTTCTCAATTCCGTTTTCTATATTATCGGAAGTGGTTTAATCGGTCTTGTTGTTAAAGTCTTTTTTGAACCAGTTATAGAAAGTCAAGCCAAATTTGATTTAACTAACTTTAGTATTACCATCATTCTTTTAGCTCTTGCTTTTATTCTTTATGGTATTTTTAGGTATTTGGAAAGTTATTTATATACAAAAGTAGCATTTCGTTCTGGTGCAAATTTACGAAATGAAATTATTGAAAAATTGCATAAAATGCCAATGAGTTTTTACGATAAACGCAAAACAGGTGATCTTATTTCAAGATTAATTGTTGATGTTAACAATGTTGCTAATTCTATTTTCCAAATGCTAACACAAGTTGGAACAGCGTTTTTCTCAATTGTGATTTCAATTGTTATGCTCTTTCTAGTTTCAACTAAGCTTAGTTTAATAGTAATTCCGTTAAGCTTAGTTCTCTTTGGATTAGTTGCTCTTTTAACTAAAAAATCGCAACCCTACTTTATAAAAATTCAAAGAGCCTTCGGTGATCTTAATTCATTTGTTGAAGAGATGCTTACCAATACTAAAGTTACAAATGCTTTCGATCGTCAAAAAGATATTTATAAAGAACTTCAAACAATTACTAAAAACATTAGAAACTCAGCTTATGTTGGTGATGTTATTGCGAAAAGTTTTGACACCTGATATAGCATTATTTCAAACCTAATAGTTGTTGCAATTGCTTTTATTTCTGCACTCTTTTTTACATATAAAATTAATGTTTGAGGGCTAAGTGTTTTTGGTTCTAAAAATGGAATTCCAACCCCTTCACTAATTTTAATGTATATAAGTTTATGTTGAAGCTACATTGGTCCATTTCAAAGTTTACTCGGAAGTACATTTAGCTTGCAAGTTGGAATAGCAGCTTCTAGTCGTTTGTTTGAGATTTTAGAAATACCTAACCCAGATAAATCACAAGAAACAATAACTTTAAAACAAAATCAAATTAAAGGTTTAATTGAATTTGAAAATGTTTATTTTAAATATGCACCTAACTTAAAAGAATATCAACTTAAAAACGCTTCATTTAAAGCTCTTCCTGGTCAAACAGTCGCAATCGTTGGACCCACAGGTGCTGGAAAAACTACAATCATTAGTATTTTAAGTAAATATTATGATTATAATCTCGGAAGTATTAAATTAGACGGATATGAACTTAAAAATATTCAAACCGAATCAATCCGTGATAATATGACTGTTGTCTTGCAAGATTCATTCCTCTTTAACGAAACAATCATGGATAACTTAAAATTAGCAAGACCAAGTGCTAGCGATGAAGAAATAATCGAAGCTGCTAAGCTCACAAAAGCACATCACTTTATTATGAGCATGCAAAATGGTTATAATACAATGATCGAAAATAACGGTGCAAATATTTCGCAAGGTCAAAAGCAATTACTTGCTTTAACTCGGGCAATTTTACAAAATAAATCAATTTTAATTCTTGATGAAGCAACAAGTAACATCGATTCAAGCACTGAAAAGGTGGTTCAAAAAGCAATGCTCCGTTTAATGGAAGGCAAAACATCTTTTGTTATCGCTCACCGTTTAAGTACAATAAAAAATGCAGATTTAATCATTGTTGTTGACAATGGTTTCATTATCCAAAAAGGAACTCATGAAGAACTTTTGGCTCAAAAAGGTTTCTATTACGAGTTATACCAAGCTCAATTTTCAGAAAACAGAAATTAA
- a CDS encoding ABC transporter ATP-binding protein, with amino-acid sequence MFKMLPRKTKMQFLIGIFFVFISVALTMLIPILISQFIPLLIPSPKSDSNQVMLEKIVLFQGVVLYQGPIKQVLTVLIVLTLSAILAAAITSIISILIIIWAGENASNFYRDRLFEKYQKLSLKDITKLTPESLITRINDDVGIFWDFLINASTSLIKAPLFIVVGLVFAFQTDINFAWTIAFIIPVLIAIFLFMFAKTNPLIKKNRKNLDQVTKESEETIIGTKFIRAYNLQEKQKSKFFNINNKWLQTETKTYKFLSLGTPAFFTIVNLVIVAIFIMAGYILSQNQNVDKQLLAKINVFVEYEFILALGIVTFSTFIGATIKAKISAKRITEVFNLEYDDLYVTGGYNITNNYGEVNDIKNYGVEFKNVNFKYFETSKDYALANINFKIQGGQTLGIIGPTGSGKSTLVNLIVNNMKYSEGQILINGKEVKEINSKDLHSKVAIVYQESLLYAGTIRSNLLFAKPSATEQELEKALNNACAKSFIQTFPDRLEHKIAQKGKNLSGGQKQRLSIARSLLIDPKILILDDSTSALDNITTKNLISNIQKNYSCTTIIVSQKINSIKHADQILVMDKGEIIASGTHEQLLEKCQWYSDIYNNQLMQ; translated from the coding sequence ATGTTTAAAATGCTGCCACGAAAAACTAAGATGCAATTTCTTATTGGGATTTTTTTTGTTTTTATTTCAGTGGCACTAACAATGCTTATTCCGATTTTGATTTCTCAATTTATTCCGTTATTAATTCCTAGTCCTAAATCTGATTCAAATCAAGTGATGCTTGAAAAAATAGTTTTATTTCAGGGGGTAGTTCTTTATCAAGGACCGATTAAGCAAGTTTTAACTGTCTTAATAGTCCTCACTTTAAGTGCAATTTTAGCAGCAGCAATTACTTCGATTATTAGTATTTTAATCATTATATGAGCTGGTGAAAATGCTTCAAACTTTTATCGTGATAGACTTTTTGAAAAATATCAAAAATTAAGTTTAAAAGACATTACCAAGCTGACACCAGAGAGTTTGATTACACGAATCAATGATGATGTTGGAATTTTTTGAGATTTCTTAATTAATGCTTCAACTTCATTAATCAAAGCTCCGCTTTTTATTGTTGTTGGTTTAGTTTTCGCATTTCAAACTGATATTAATTTCGCTTGAACAATTGCATTTATCATTCCGGTTTTAATTGCTATTTTTCTTTTTATGTTTGCAAAAACCAATCCATTAATTAAGAAGAATCGTAAAAACTTAGATCAAGTTACAAAAGAGTCTGAAGAAACTATTATTGGTACAAAATTTATTCGTGCTTATAATTTACAAGAAAAACAAAAAAGCAAATTCTTTAATATCAATAATAAATGACTACAAACAGAAACTAAAACTTATAAGTTTTTATCTTTAGGAACTCCTGCTTTCTTTACAATTGTAAATCTTGTTATTGTTGCTATCTTCATTATGGCTGGTTATATTCTAAGCCAAAATCAAAATGTTGACAAACAACTTCTTGCTAAAATTAATGTTTTTGTTGAATATGAATTTATCTTAGCACTAGGGATAGTTACCTTTTCAACTTTTATTGGTGCAACTATTAAAGCTAAAATTAGTGCCAAGAGAATTACAGAAGTCTTTAATTTAGAATATGACGATTTATATGTTACTGGTGGATATAATATTACTAACAATTATGGTGAAGTTAATGATATTAAAAATTATGGTGTTGAATTTAAGAATGTTAACTTTAAGTACTTTGAAACTTCAAAAGATTATGCACTAGCAAATATTAATTTTAAAATTCAAGGCGGTCAAACTCTTGGAATTATTGGCCCAACAGGGAGTGGAAAAAGTACGCTCGTAAACCTCATTGTTAATAATATGAAATATAGTGAAGGTCAAATTTTGATTAATGGTAAAGAAGTTAAGGAAATTAATAGTAAAGATTTGCACAGTAAAGTTGCAATTGTCTATCAAGAATCACTACTTTATGCTGGTACAATTCGTTCAAATCTTCTTTTTGCAAAACCAAGTGCAACCGAGCAAGAATTAGAAAAAGCACTTAATAATGCTTGTGCTAAAAGTTTTATCCAAACTTTCCCTGATCGCTTAGAACACAAAATAGCTCAAAAAGGAAAAAATTTAAGTGGTGGACAAAAACAAAGATTAAGTATTGCTCGTAGTTTATTGATTGATCCTAAGATTTTAATACTAGATGATTCAACTAGTGCACTTGATAATATCACAACTAAAAACTTGATTAGTAATATTCAAAAAAATTACTCATGCACCACAATTATTGTGTCGCAAAAAATTAATTCAATTAAACATGCTGATCAAATTTTAGTAATGGATAAAGGTGAGATTATAGCTAGCGGAACTCATGAACAACTTCTTGAAAAATGTCAATGATATAGTGATATTTATAATAATCAATTAATGCAATAA
- the cmk gene encoding (d)CMP kinase, whose product MKRKVNIAIDGPSGAGKSTVANEIATRLGYTFINSGSVYRAIAYNAVQQGIETIDKEGVIASLRPDMISLDCDDKIFLDGEDISKKIRAEYISQITPNVAKIPEVRAYVVDLVQHMTKKRKGFIIDGRDTTFKLMPHAEVKIFLWADPEERARRRWNQNKILGFETDYNEVLYDVKKRDAQDMNREVDPLHKTEDSVLIDCTKMNQEEVIEAIIDLVNQKVG is encoded by the coding sequence ATGAAACGAAAGGTAAATATTGCAATTGATGGTCCATCTGGAGCTGGAAAATCAACAGTTGCTAATGAAATTGCAACGAGATTAGGATATACTTTTATTAATAGCGGAAGCGTTTATCGTGCAATTGCTTATAATGCTGTTCAACAAGGAATTGAAACAATCGATAAAGAAGGTGTAATTGCTTCATTGCGTCCTGATATGATTTCTTTAGATTGTGATGACAAAATTTTTCTTGACGGTGAAGATATTTCAAAGAAAATTCGTGCTGAATATATTTCACAAATTACCCCAAATGTTGCTAAGATTCCGGAGGTGCGTGCATATGTTGTTGATTTAGTGCAACATATGACTAAAAAACGCAAAGGTTTTATTATTGATGGTCGTGATACAACTTTTAAATTAATGCCTCATGCAGAAGTGAAGATCTTTTTATGAGCAGATCCAGAAGAACGAGCAAGACGCAGATGAAATCAAAATAAAATTTTAGGTTTCGAAACAGATTATAATGAAGTACTTTACGATGTTAAAAAGCGTGACGCACAAGATATGAATCGTGAAGTTGATCCGCTCCACAAAACAGAAGATTCTGTTTTAATTGATTGTACAAAAATGAATCAAGAAGAAGTCATTGAAGCAATTATCGATTTAGTTAATCAGAAAGTAGGCTAA
- the der gene encoding ribosome biogenesis GTPase Der: protein MRNTVAIIGKPNVGKSTFFNRLIGRKISIVHDQPGVTRDRLYETVSWSGHELKIIDTGGIEIENRPFQEQIQIQAKIAIEEADVIIFLFDGHNEITNDDMFIMNILRKSNKPIIAVANKLENNQQFDYGWYRLGVENIYPISALHGEGIGEVLDKCLTYLDFTDTQKEDLFNLAIIGKPNAGKSSLLNNLAKENRSIVSDIAGTTRDSVSSVLEIDGRKYNVIDTAGITRKSKLVESVDHYALMRAMNSLAAADLSLVVIDATQEEFSHFDSRIIGYALDNEKPIIVVVNKWDLVAKETNTMAQFEKKMRNKFHFVPWVPFVFISAKYNQRVNKLFDTLNLVRTNLERDIKPSLLSNLVLESQLIQPAQPYNGGRLNIYYVRQERAKIPTFTFFVNNKKYLHFSYQRFLENQLRATFDFTGCPLQLNFKNKNGLE, encoded by the coding sequence ATGCGTAATACAGTAGCTATTATCGGAAAACCAAATGTTGGAAAAAGTACCTTTTTTAATCGTTTAATCGGAAGAAAAATTTCTATTGTTCACGATCAACCAGGAGTTACTCGTGATCGTCTTTATGAAACAGTTTCTTGATCAGGACATGAATTAAAAATTATTGACACAGGTGGAATTGAAATTGAGAATCGTCCCTTTCAAGAACAAATTCAAATTCAAGCAAAAATTGCAATTGAAGAAGCTGATGTTATCATCTTCTTATTTGATGGTCATAATGAAATTACTAATGATGATATGTTTATTATGAACATACTAAGAAAAAGTAATAAACCTATTATTGCTGTTGCTAATAAATTAGAAAATAATCAACAATTCGATTATGGTTGATACCGTCTTGGGGTTGAAAATATTTATCCAATTAGTGCACTTCATGGTGAGGGAATTGGAGAAGTTCTCGATAAATGTTTAACATATTTAGATTTTACAGATACTCAAAAAGAAGATCTTTTTAATTTAGCTATTATCGGAAAACCCAATGCAGGAAAGAGTTCGCTACTAAATAACCTTGCTAAGGAAAATCGTTCAATTGTTTCGGATATAGCTGGAACAACTCGTGATAGTGTTAGTTCAGTTTTAGAAATTGATGGTCGCAAATATAATGTTATCGATACAGCCGGAATCACTCGAAAATCAAAATTGGTCGAAAGTGTTGATCATTATGCTTTAATGCGTGCAATGAATTCGCTTGCAGCTGCTGACTTATCACTTGTTGTAATTGATGCTACTCAAGAGGAATTCTCTCACTTTGATTCAAGAATTATAGGATATGCTCTTGATAATGAAAAACCAATTATTGTAGTTGTGAATAAGTGAGATTTAGTTGCTAAAGAAACTAATACAATGGCTCAATTTGAAAAGAAAATGAGAAATAAATTTCACTTTGTTCCGTGAGTACCTTTCGTTTTTATCTCTGCTAAATATAATCAAAGAGTTAATAAGCTTTTTGATACTTTAAATTTAGTGCGAACAAATTTAGAACGTGATATTAAACCTTCTTTACTCTCAAATTTAGTTTTAGAATCACAATTAATTCAACCAGCTCAACCATATAACGGAGGTCGTCTTAATATTTATTATGTTCGTCAAGAAAGAGCTAAAATTCCAACATTTACATTTTTTGTTAATAACAAAAAATATTTACACTTCTCATATCAAAGGTTTTTAGAAAATCAACTGCGTGCAACTTTTGATTTTACAGGTTGTCCGCTTCAACTGAATTTTAAAAATAAAAATGGTTTAGAATAA
- a CDS encoding IS3 family transposase: MDTTIFRVFIYLGGIMRQLKAHEWLELFDSYEDYKNNLISKNDFELKYYSIRGFSFFDRKFNEAKKYFVFKYNRYNLGMINIESQTGKSSKKGKGSGRPKRQKITPIEIVKKEWEKMPKEQLIEILEIYKDSFDRNNIEVDISKIKKSSLSTRKLGLCFNKSKSTIHNLKTKEQQTRKKSVNTKYDELIIKSFKKNKGLFGRKRLESYIRTKFQIDLNYRTIGRAMRRLNLFCLIRRKKIDREQKNTNVKFIDLVNRDYHGETNQIIATDVTYISAPKDCLNNFVFLSVAIDHKSKFIVNYNISKRNDLELVMEHMSKIKMDKKWIAHSDHGFQYSSKTYVDLIQKNNGVVSMGRVGNSLDNREAEYFFSILKSECLKLIDITKITFNELKSLIDDFVFWYNNERIQSVLNWKTPQECWGVLVN; this comes from the coding sequence ATGGACACAACCATATTTCGTGTTTTTATATATTTAGGAGGTATTATGAGACAATTAAAGGCACATGAATGATTAGAACTATTCGATAGTTATGAAGATTACAAAAATAATTTGATATCAAAAAATGATTTTGAACTTAAATATTATTCAATCAGAGGTTTTAGTTTTTTTGATAGAAAATTCAATGAGGCTAAAAAATATTTTGTCTTTAAGTATAACAGATATAATTTAGGAATGATAAATATAGAATCGCAAACAGGTAAATCATCTAAAAAAGGTAAAGGGTCAGGTAGACCAAAAAGGCAAAAAATTACTCCTATTGAAATTGTAAAAAAGGAATGAGAAAAAATGCCTAAGGAACAATTGATTGAAATTTTAGAAATTTATAAAGACTCTTTTGATAGAAATAATATTGAAGTTGATATTTCTAAAATTAAGAAATCTTCACTTTCTACAAGAAAATTGGGCCTATGCTTTAATAAATCTAAGTCAACAATTCACAATCTAAAAACTAAAGAGCAGCAAACAAGAAAAAAATCTGTAAATACTAAATATGATGAATTAATAATTAAGTCATTTAAGAAAAATAAGGGTTTGTTTGGTAGAAAAAGATTGGAAAGTTATATTAGAACAAAATTCCAAATAGATCTAAATTATAGGACTATTGGTAGAGCGATGAGAAGATTAAACTTATTTTGTTTAATCAGAAGAAAGAAAATAGACAGAGAACAAAAGAACACAAACGTAAAATTTATAGATCTTGTTAATCGTGATTATCACGGAGAGACAAACCAAATAATTGCCACTGATGTTACTTATATTTCTGCACCAAAAGATTGCTTAAACAATTTTGTATTTTTATCTGTTGCGATTGATCACAAAAGCAAATTTATTGTTAATTATAATATTTCAAAAAGAAATGATTTAGAACTAGTAATGGAACATATGTCTAAAATCAAAATGGATAAAAAATGAATAGCTCATTCTGATCATGGTTTCCAATATTCTTCAAAAACTTATGTAGATTTAATTCAGAAAAACAATGGTGTTGTATCAATGGGTAGAGTAGGAAATTCTTTAGATAATAGAGAAGCAGAATATTTCTTTTCAATTTTAAAATCAGAATGTTTAAAATTAATCGATATTACAAAAATAACTTTTAATGAATTAAAATCACTGATTGATGATTTTGTGTTTTGATACAACAACGAAAGAATTCAATCAGTATTAAATTGAAAAACACCTCAAGAGTGTTGAGGTGTTTTAGTAAATTAA
- a CDS encoding ribonuclease J — protein sequence MENINIFALGGQDENGKNCYVFEIDNSIFLVNAGVKIPINSQNGVDTLIPDFSYLEKNKTKIKGIFITDVKNESFSALPWLVMKIPGIKIYTSSFNKVLIHERLNKYNISEHNYKIIVINQKTKFGNLIIDPINLSGSMPGNLGYNFITPHGSYLFLFNFALGDLGIYGKTSLESLKETVKDKELIALIADAGKSNVAGESISKFNQSKQLVEAFETTNGDQRIIIGAYDEEMAVLERVLELASKHDRPVVAYGKTYAQLLYLISKINSNLKLPNIVDYKNINKHPNAVVLVTGSIDRLYLRFLRITDGKDVYLKLSNKDTIVMLAPPVNGLESLAALTLDEIAKIAPKLYDIMENEYFRARPTRQDLLNLVLALKPHHFIPTQGLYRYLVDSANYISNDKLAKKTTSPIILLNGKIAHFVDGKLFSLNGKVKEVGDTIIDGFGVGDISSEVIAEREALGREGVIVINTLYSPKTKKLLGQLHINYVGVIDPSEQMAIDTLIKEVILDILENKEFTTMRELNERLRKSIRKKIFKLTDKDPMIALTLTTI from the coding sequence ATGGAAAACATTAATATTTTTGCTCTTGGTGGGCAAGATGAAAACGGAAAAAACTGTTATGTTTTTGAAATTGATAACTCGATTTTCTTAGTTAATGCAGGTGTTAAAATTCCCATTAACTCGCAAAATGGTGTTGATACTTTAATTCCTGATTTTAGTTACTTAGAAAAAAACAAGACTAAAATAAAAGGTATTTTTATAACTGATGTGAAAAATGAATCATTTAGTGCACTTCCGTGACTTGTGATGAAAATTCCGGGAATTAAAATTTACACTTCGAGTTTCAATAAAGTTTTAATTCACGAAAGACTTAATAAATATAATATTTCAGAACATAATTACAAAATTATTGTAATTAATCAAAAAACGAAATTTGGTAATTTAATAATTGATCCTATTAATTTATCAGGAAGTATGCCTGGTAATTTAGGGTACAACTTTATTACTCCGCATGGAAGTTACCTTTTTCTTTTTAACTTTGCTTTAGGAGATCTTGGAATTTATGGAAAAACAAGTTTAGAATCTCTTAAAGAAACCGTTAAAGACAAAGAATTAATTGCTTTAATTGCTGATGCAGGAAAAAGTAATGTAGCCGGTGAATCAATTTCAAAATTTAATCAATCAAAACAATTAGTCGAAGCTTTTGAAACAACAAATGGTGATCAAAGAATTATTATTGGAGCTTACGATGAAGAAATGGCGGTGTTAGAACGAGTTTTAGAACTAGCGAGCAAACACGATCGTCCTGTTGTTGCTTATGGAAAAACTTACGCACAGCTACTTTATTTAATCAGTAAAATTAACTCTAATTTAAAATTACCAAACATTGTTGATTATAAAAACATCAATAAACATCCAAATGCAGTGGTTTTAGTAACTGGTTCAATTGATCGACTTTATTTAAGATTTTTAAGAATTACAGATGGTAAAGATGTTTACTTAAAATTATCTAATAAAGATACTATTGTAATGCTCGCTCCACCTGTCAATGGACTTGAATCGCTTGCTGCATTAACTTTGGATGAAATTGCAAAAATTGCACCTAAACTTTACGATATCATGGAAAATGAATATTTCCGTGCTCGCCCAACACGTCAAGATTTATTAAATTTAGTTTTAGCTTTAAAACCACATCACTTTATTCCGACCCAAGGACTGTATCGTTATTTAGTTGATTCAGCTAACTATATTAGTAACGACAAACTTGCTAAAAAAACTACTAGTCCAATTATTTTGTTAAATGGTAAAATTGCCCACTTTGTTGATGGAAAACTATTTAGTCTTAATGGAAAAGTCAAAGAAGTAGGAGATACTATTATTGATGGTTTTGGTGTTGGTGATATTTCAAGTGAAGTAATTGCAGAGCGTGAAGCTCTTGGAAGAGAAGGGGTAATTGTTATTAATACACTTTATTCTCCTAAAACTAAAAAACTTCTTGGACAGCTCCATATTAATTATGTTGGGGTAATTGATCCTAGCGAACAAATGGCAATTGACACTTTAATTAAAGAAGTTATTCTTGATATTTTAGAAAACAAAGAATTTACAACCATGCGAGAACTTAATGAACGACTTAGAAAATCAATTCGTAAGAAAATTTTTAAATTAACTGACAAAGATCCGATGATTGCTTTAACTTTAACTACAATTTAG
- a CDS encoding thioredoxin family protein — translation MLKKYSWAEAEAIINKNQDDKLIFLEFTTTWCGDCQMMRPIVQQVVSKYSNNPNIQFIEVDAEEAQLFRNPDTKWKVLKVPTLMLIQGQEILEKGYEYIPAEILESWIDKKVS, via the coding sequence ATGCTTAAAAAATATTCATGAGCAGAAGCGGAAGCAATTATTAATAAAAATCAAGATGACAAATTGATTTTCTTAGAATTTACCACTACTTGATGTGGTGATTGCCAAATGATGAGACCAATTGTTCAACAAGTTGTTTCAAAATATAGTAACAACCCAAATATTCAATTTATCGAAGTAGACGCTGAAGAAGCTCAATTATTTAGAAACCCAGATACCAAATGAAAAGTATTAAAAGTCCCAACTTTAATGCTTATTCAAGGACAAGAAATTTTAGAAAAAGGTTATGAATACATTCCGGCAGAAATCTTAGAAAGTTGAATTGATAAAAAGGTATCTTAA
- the rpsJ gene encoding 30S ribosomal protein S10: MSKLNIKVKGFDHALVDQAAKKIFLAAKETNAKVSGPVPLPTKRDEITILRSVHVNKKSREQFESRTHQRLVVITDPSEQTQDKIKRLELPVGVEIQVKVK, encoded by the coding sequence ATGAGTAAATTAAACATCAAAGTTAAAGGATTTGATCACGCTTTAGTAGATCAAGCAGCTAAAAAAATCTTTTTAGCAGCTAAAGAAACAAATGCTAAAGTAAGTGGACCAGTTCCTTTACCAACAAAAAGAGATGAGATTACTATCTTAAGATCAGTTCACGTTAACAAGAAAAGTCGTGAACAATTCGAAAGTAGAACTCACCAAAGATTAGTAGTTATTACTGATCCATCTGAACAAACACAAGATAAAATTAAAAGACTTGAGTTACCAGTTGGTGTTGAAATTCAAGTTAAAGTTAAGTAA
- the rplC gene encoding 50S ribosomal protein L3 encodes MKGILGRKVGMTQIYSETGQRVPVTVIEVQPNVVSKVLTDDKNGYVATQLAVFDKKASRSNKPETGHFAKANTTPKRYVKEVRGMSGYELGQEIKADIFVAGELVDVTGTSKGKGFAGTIKRHNQHIGPKSHGGGGGSQPVRQTGSLGDISGNKVVKGMTMPGQLGNVKTTVQNLEIIKVDLQNNLLLIKGSIPGPKKGFVMVKEAVKGLPSHDAVVLVDVQEVMLMNELVEKAKKYNVEVTVGMHSDELKKLIEEAEAKEGDK; translated from the coding sequence ATGAAAGGAATCTTAGGACGTAAAGTTGGTATGACTCAAATTTACAGCGAAACAGGACAAAGAGTTCCAGTAACTGTAATCGAAGTACAACCAAATGTTGTATCAAAAGTTTTAACAGACGACAAAAACGGTTATGTAGCAACACAACTTGCTGTTTTTGATAAAAAAGCAAGTCGTTCAAACAAACCTGAAACAGGTCACTTTGCTAAAGCTAATACAACACCTAAGCGCTACGTAAAAGAAGTTCGTGGAATGTCAGGTTACGAACTTGGGCAAGAAATTAAAGCTGACATTTTTGTTGCTGGTGAACTTGTAGATGTTACAGGAACATCAAAAGGAAAAGGATTTGCAGGAACAATTAAAAGACACAATCAACACATTGGTCCAAAATCTCACGGTGGAGGGGGAGGTTCACAACCTGTTCGTCAAACCGGATCACTTGGGGATATTTCAGGAAACAAAGTTGTTAAAGGTATGACAATGCCAGGACAACTTGGAAATGTTAAAACAACAGTTCAAAATCTTGAAATTATTAAAGTTGATTTACAAAACAATTTACTTTTAATTAAAGGTTCTATTCCAGGTCCTAAAAAAGGTTTTGTTATGGTTAAAGAAGCTGTTAAAGGATTACCTAGCCATGACGCAGTTGTTCTTGTTGATGTACAAGAAGTTATGCTTATGAACGAATTAGTTGAAAAAGCTAAAAAATACAATGTTGAAGTAACAGTTGGAATGCACTCAGATGAACTTAAAAAGTTAATCGAAGAAGCAGAAGCAAAAGAAGGAGATAAATAA
- the rplD gene encoding 50S ribosomal protein L4, which translates to MADKVIVKNDKNVVKVEFDAVLPSNLFAVEKVYGQAIFDTILSERASRRQGTHQVKNRAEVSGSGKKPWRQKGTGRARHSSMRSPIWVGGGRAFGPQSERNYTLKVNKKVKYAAFVSALTMLAQDKAVAVNDLSLDSISTKKLVSLLESLNVNNLKRVLIVTEDLNVFKSARNLPNVSTSKANSLTVEELVGADVMIISNESLKLLEGRAR; encoded by the coding sequence ATGGCAGATAAAGTTATTGTTAAAAACGACAAAAATGTTGTTAAAGTAGAATTCGATGCTGTTTTACCTTCAAATCTTTTTGCTGTTGAAAAAGTTTATGGACAAGCTATTTTTGACACAATTCTTTCTGAAAGAGCTTCAAGACGTCAAGGAACACACCAAGTTAAAAACCGTGCAGAAGTTTCAGGAAGTGGTAAAAAACCATGAAGACAAAAAGGAACAGGACGTGCACGTCACTCATCTATGCGTTCACCTATTTGAGTAGGTGGAGGTAGAGCTTTTGGTCCTCAATCTGAAAGAAACTATACACTTAAAGTTAACAAGAAAGTTAAATATGCTGCTTTTGTATCAGCTTTAACTATGTTAGCTCAAGATAAAGCTGTTGCAGTTAATGATTTAAGTTTAGATTCAATTTCTACAAAAAAACTTGTTTCTTTATTAGAATCTCTTAATGTTAACAATTTAAAGCGTGTTTTAATTGTTACAGAAGATTTAAATGTATTTAAATCAGCTAGAAACTTACCAAATGTTTCAACTTCAAAAGCAAATTCTCTTACAGTAGAAGAATTAGTTGGAGCAGATGTTATGATTATTTCAAACGAAAGTTTAAAATTACTTGAAGGGAGAGCTAGATAA